A genomic window from Carassius carassius chromosome 29, fCarCar2.1, whole genome shotgun sequence includes:
- the purab gene encoding transcriptional activator protein Pur-alpha produces MADRDRDSGSEHGGFATGPGPMHPGAASRLQHDTEELASKRVDIQNKRFYLDVKQNAKGRFLKIAEVGAGGNKSRLTLSMSVAVEFRDYLGDFIEHYAQLGPSNPDTVQDEPRRALKSEFLVRENRKYYMDLKENQRGRFLRIRQTVNRGPGLGASQGQTIALPAQGLIEFRDALAKLIDDFGVDEDPAELPEGTSLTVDNKRFFFDVGSNKYGVYMRVSEVKPTYRNSITVPCKVWSKFGTTFCKYADEMKKIQERSRERRAREMLPEGLHEDEGDED; encoded by the coding sequence ATGgcggacagagacagagacagtggAAGTGAGCACGGTGGATTCGCCACCGGCCCCGGACCGATGCACCCGGGCGCCGCGTCGCGTCTCCAGCACGACACGGAGGAGCTCGCCTCGAAGCGGGTGGACATCCAGAACAAACGCTTCTATCTGGACGTCAAGCAGAACGCCAAAGGCCGCTTTCTGAAGATAGCAGAGGTCGGGGCCGGGGGAAACAAGAGCCGCCTGACTCTCTCCATGTCCGTCGCCGTGGAGTTCCGCGACTATCTAGGAGACTTCATCGAGCACTACGCCCAGCTGGGCCCCAGCAACCCTGACACGGTGCAGGACGAGCCCCGGAGGGCGCTTAAGAGCGAGTTCCTGGTGCGGGAGAATCGGAAGTACTACATGGATCTGAAGGAGAACCAGAGGGGGCGGTTTCTCCGGATCCGGCAGACCGTCAACCGCGGGCCCGGCCTGGGAGCCTCGCAAGGCCAGACCATCGCGCTACCCGCACAGGGACTCATCGAGTTCCGCGACGCGCTGGCCAAACTCATCGACGACTTCGGCGTAGACGAGGACCCCGCGGAGCTGCCCGAGGGCACGTCGCTGACGGTGGACAACAAGCGCTTCTTCTTTGACGTAGGCTCAAACAAGTACGGCGTCTACATGCGGGTCAGCGAGGTGAAGCCCACCTACCGCAACTCCATCACGGTGCCCTGCAAAGTGTGGTCCAAATTCGGCACGACCTTCTGCAAGTACGCGGACGAGATGAAGAAGATCCAGGAGCGGAGCCGGGAGCGGAGGGCGCGCGAGATGCTACCGGAGGGCCTGCACGAGGACGAAGGGGACGAGGACTAA